In Naumovozyma dairenensis CBS 421 chromosome 2, complete genome, the following are encoded in one genomic region:
- the NDAI0B06100 gene encoding GDP-mannose transporter (similar to Saccharomyces cerevisiae HVG1 (YER039C) and VRG4 (YGL225W); ancestral locus Anc_3.538): MVNSNTNPKGLRTSSSSHHSIANSGPISILSYCASSILMTMTNKFVVNLPNFNMNFIMLLVQSFVCTLTLIILKKFNITNFRPLNKKDTLNWLPISFLLVIMIFTSSKSLQFLPVPIYTIFKNLTIILIAYGEVLFFGGKVTLWELSSFILMVLSSIVATMGDNQALKQATALSIANSTAQLNHQGNKKTTTEEIELSNITIWTTIMGNPGYLWMFINCISSALFVLIMRKKIKQTKFKDYDTMFYNNILALPILLIFSYIVEDWSHDNLKLNLNNDSVIPMIISGLASVGISYCSGWCVRVTSSTTYSMVGALNKLPIALFGLLFFDAPRNFLSIFSIFLGFLSGLLYAFAKQRKNISTSTSAKNTAAAAAAVVVAPSSSATISTSNEK, from the coding sequence ATGGTAAACTCAAATACAAACCCTAAGGGGTTAAGAACATCGTCATCTTCACATCATTCCATTGCCAATTCTGGTCCTATCTCAATCTTATCGTATTGTGCATCTTCCATCTTAATGACAATGACAAATAAATTCGTAGTCAATTTACCAAATTTCAACATGAATTTCATAATGTTACTTGTACAATCATTCGTTTGTACTTTAACTTTaatcattttgaaaaaattcaatattacaAATTTCCGTCCATTAAACAAGAAAGATACATTAAATTGGTTACCCATTTCTTTCCTCCTTGTCATTATGATATTCACATCTTCTAAATCTTTACAGTTCTTACCTGTCCCCATTTATacaatcttcaaaaatttaacaATTATTCTTATCGCTTACGGTGAAGTTTTATTCTTCGGTGGTAAAGTAACTCTATGGGAATTATCTTCATTCATATTAATGGTTTTATCTTCCATAGTAGCAACGATGGGTGATAATCAAGCTTTAAAACAAGCTACAGCTTTATCAATTGCTAATTCCACCGCTCAATTAAACCATCAAGGTAATAAGAAAACTACCACTGAAGAAATAGAGTTATCAAATATTACCATATGGACAACAATTATGGGGAATCCAGGTTATCTTTGGATGTTTATAAATTGCATATCATCTGCATTATTCGTATTAATAATGAGGAAAAAGattaaacaaacaaaatttaaagattatGATACAAtgttttataataatatcctAGCATTACCAATccttttaatattttcatatattgTAGAAGATTGGTCCCAcgataatttgaaattgaatttaaataatgattcagTTATACCAATGATCATTTCAGGGTTAGCTTCCGTCGGAATCTCTTATTGTTCAGGTTGGTGTGTTCGTGTCACTTCATCAACTACTTATTCCATGGTCGGAgcattaaataaattaccaaTTGCTCTTTTCggtttattattctttgaTGCTCCAAGGAACTTTTTAtctattttttcaatttttttaggTTTCTTATCTGGGTTATTATATGCATTCGCtaaacaaaggaaaaatatatcaacatcaacatcTGCAAAAAATACTGCTGCTGCTGCcgctgctgttgttgttgctccatcatcatcagctaCAATTTCTActtcaaatgaaaaatga